In Saccharicrinis fermentans DSM 9555 = JCM 21142, a genomic segment contains:
- a CDS encoding T9SS type A sorting domain-containing protein — MKFILSLIFLLEIAITGIHAQEIISASAGDVSCNAGSVSYSVGQVAYNTNSGANGTVTQGVQQAYEIYVTTGIKETGISLAVSAYPNPTSNYLNLKIENLEHLTLNFQLFDIKGNLLQSQNIMGNETQIDMNNYLPSTYFVRIINQNQSIKEFKIIKQ, encoded by the coding sequence ATGAAATTTATTTTATCACTTATATTCCTGTTGGAGATTGCCATAACGGGAATACATGCTCAGGAAATCATATCTGCTTCTGCAGGTGATGTTTCGTGCAATGCAGGCTCGGTAAGTTATTCAGTTGGGCAGGTAGCATACAATACTAACTCAGGCGCAAATGGTACTGTAACACAAGGCGTACAGCAAGCCTACGAAATTTATGTAACAACGGGGATTAAAGAAACGGGTATCAGCCTTGCGGTATCGGCATATCCTAATCCAACAAGCAATTACCTTAATTTGAAAATAGAAAACTTAGAACATTTAACCTTGAATTTTCAACTTTTTGACATAAAGGGTAATTTATTACAATCACAAAACATTATGGGCAATGAAACACAAATTGACATGAACAATTATTTACCGTCAACCTATTTTGTGAGAATCATTAACCAAAATCAATCAATCAAAGAATTTAAAATTATTAAACAGTAG
- a CDS encoding DUF4465 domain-containing protein, whose protein sequence is MKQMYLLVAIFLCCSMSLLAQRPENVYAIQALQGNKTTESPASKKSTPTASLSTSQSASRSCDDCYTADFEISTDSLIDKYTYTKVWNHTYEYNDQIAANRGFWNYEEECLTFMHYADTTWSSMPYWDGFTVSNTRAFDCDPSCDSTCTNFHSQFAAMPKDGAKSREDDMYAVMYDGYNEGFFAYRHCGLALSQDDSICGLFLTLNAYTYKSIKCGDGFADAFDYGDYYYVTIRGFLNGTQTDTVAYYLADYTGSTAYVVDNWKWVNLQSLGTVDSLAFELTTSDAGQYGPNTPMYLCVDEIKVGCTTCASTNNNHATLPTPGYPNSKAKAQASDLTITVLPNPVSSVLTVKTETGSNISIFSKEGNLAKKLKTTASSFDIPVSDLYPGMYIIHCENGGRTASITFIKN, encoded by the coding sequence ATGAAACAAATGTACTTATTAGTTGCAATATTCTTGTGTTGCTCTATGAGCCTTTTAGCACAAAGGCCAGAAAATGTATATGCTATACAAGCATTACAAGGTAACAAAACTACTGAATCACCAGCAAGTAAGAAATCTACTCCAACTGCTTCTCTCAGCACATCTCAATCGGCATCACGTAGCTGTGATGATTGTTATACTGCTGATTTTGAAATTAGTACAGATTCGTTAATAGATAAATATACCTATACAAAGGTATGGAATCATACTTATGAATACAACGACCAAATAGCTGCCAATAGAGGATTTTGGAATTATGAGGAAGAATGTTTGACTTTTATGCACTATGCCGATACTACTTGGAGCAGTATGCCTTACTGGGATGGATTTACTGTAAGTAATACACGGGCTTTTGATTGCGACCCATCATGTGATTCCACCTGTACAAATTTCCACAGTCAGTTTGCTGCAATGCCTAAAGATGGTGCAAAAAGCAGGGAGGATGATATGTACGCTGTTATGTATGATGGATATAACGAAGGTTTCTTCGCATATAGACATTGTGGCCTAGCTTTAAGTCAGGATGATTCTATCTGTGGGCTTTTCCTAACCTTAAACGCATACACATACAAATCAATTAAATGTGGTGATGGTTTTGCTGATGCTTTTGATTATGGAGATTACTATTATGTAACTATCAGAGGCTTTTTGAACGGTACACAAACTGATACAGTGGCTTATTACCTTGCTGATTATACAGGTTCGACAGCTTATGTTGTTGATAACTGGAAATGGGTAAACCTACAAAGTTTGGGAACAGTGGATTCTTTAGCGTTTGAACTTACAACCAGCGATGCAGGGCAATACGGCCCCAATACACCTATGTATCTTTGTGTAGATGAGATTAAAGTTGGTTGTACTACTTGTGCGTCAACAAATAATAATCATGCTACTTTACCAACACCCGGGTATCCTAATTCAAAAGCAAAAGCTCAAGCTTCGGATTTAACAATTACGGTTTTGCCTAACCCTGTAAGCAGTGTACTTACTGTAAAAACAGAAACAGGCAGTAATATTAGCATTTTTAGCAAAGAAGGTAATCTTGCTAAAAAACTAAAAACAACTGCTTCTTCATTTGACATTCCTGTTAGTGATTTATATCCCGGAATGTATATAATCCATTGCGAAAATGGAGGACGTACAGCATCAATAACTTTTATTAAAAACTAA
- a CDS encoding DUF6580 family putative transport protein produces the protein MKKQKIDIRFGVLSLLVLFAAFSRLIPHPPNFAPIAAMALFSSAYFSKKHIALIIPVLSMWLSDIVINNTIYAQYFNGFTFFYPGFYWTYLAFIIIGELGFFLLKPIKPQNILVASLSASLLFFLISNFGVWTSETMYTKDFSGLLTCYTVAIPFFKNSLMGDLVYCGILFGSFEFAQYKIPTLKLKTI, from the coding sequence TCGTTTTGGGGTTCTTTCCCTTTTAGTATTATTTGCAGCTTTTAGCAGATTAATACCACATCCTCCAAATTTTGCACCCATAGCGGCTATGGCACTGTTTAGTTCAGCCTACTTTTCAAAAAAGCACATTGCACTTATTATCCCGGTTTTATCCATGTGGCTTAGCGATATAGTCATAAACAACACTATTTACGCTCAGTATTTCAATGGTTTCACCTTTTTCTATCCAGGATTTTATTGGACATACCTGGCTTTCATTATCATTGGTGAGCTTGGTTTCTTTCTTCTTAAACCAATTAAACCTCAAAACATCCTTGTAGCTTCTTTATCAGCATCACTATTGTTCTTTTTAATCTCAAATTTTGGGGTGTGGACTTCCGAGACAATGTACACAAAAGACTTTAGCGGTTTACTAACATGCTACACTGTGGCTATTCCATTCTTTAAAAATTCATTAATGGGTGATTTAGTTTATTGCGGGATCCTATTCGGTTCCTTTGAATTTGCACAATATAAAATACCGACATTAAAATTAAAGACAATTTAA